The following are encoded together in the Bradyrhizobium algeriense genome:
- the exbD gene encoding TonB system transport protein ExbD — MGASIAEHDHDDDSDFAESHEINVTPFIDVILVLLIIFMVAAPLSTVDLPIDLPTSTATPQKKPDKPTYVSIKPDLSVAIGENMVKRVDLVRSLDTMPDASKERYIFLRADRAVPYGELMDVLEILRAGGYSKLKLVALEGVPDAAAAQAAPAKP; from the coding sequence ATGGGCGCCTCGATTGCAGAACACGACCACGATGACGACAGCGATTTCGCGGAATCGCATGAGATCAACGTCACGCCGTTCATCGACGTCATTCTCGTTCTCCTGATCATCTTCATGGTCGCGGCGCCGCTGTCGACCGTCGACCTGCCGATCGATCTGCCGACGTCAACCGCGACGCCGCAGAAGAAGCCGGACAAGCCGACTTATGTGAGCATCAAGCCGGATCTCTCGGTTGCGATCGGTGAGAACATGGTTAAGCGCGTCGATCTGGTGCGCTCGCTCGATACGATGCCGGATGCCAGCAAGGAGCGCTACATCTTCCTGCGCGCCGATCGCGCCGTGCCCTATGGCGAATTGATGGACGTGCTCGAAATCCTGCGCGCCGGCGGCTATTCCAAGCTCAAGCTGGTGGCGCTCGAAGGCGTTCCCGATGCAGCGGCGGCGCAAGCTGCGCCGGCAAAACCTTGA
- the exbB gene encoding tonB-system energizer ExbB encodes MFLSRVTTFAVISALAMLSLAGPSSAQQGTTPAAPLAPLAQQAPAVSQPPAALPQPAAAPAAASDAAATPAEREGKLLKAAAAELKELSPWTMFKSADVVVKAVMIGLAFASLVTWTIFIAKMIELTVVQRKVRSALAKIADARSLAEAQFTLGAKGSVLASFLAAAMREARLSAGISSDAGIKERAASSFGEIVRAEARRIRLGMGLLATIGATSPFVGLFGTVWGIMNSFIGISKSQTTNLAVVAPGIAEALLATAIGLVAAIPAVIIYNHFSRVTKGYMELVSRASGAAGRLLSRDLDRTHVSGSHSRTAAE; translated from the coding sequence ATGTTTCTTTCTCGCGTAACGACATTTGCGGTGATCTCGGCGCTGGCGATGCTGTCGCTGGCGGGGCCGTCGTCGGCCCAGCAGGGCACAACCCCTGCGGCGCCGCTAGCACCTCTGGCCCAGCAGGCGCCCGCGGTATCGCAGCCTCCGGCTGCGCTGCCACAGCCGGCGGCTGCGCCGGCCGCAGCTTCTGACGCGGCTGCCACGCCGGCGGAGCGCGAGGGCAAATTGCTGAAGGCGGCAGCTGCAGAACTCAAGGAATTGTCGCCGTGGACGATGTTCAAGTCGGCCGACGTGGTGGTCAAGGCGGTCATGATCGGCCTCGCCTTCGCGTCGCTGGTGACCTGGACCATCTTCATCGCCAAGATGATTGAACTGACCGTGGTTCAGCGCAAGGTGCGCTCGGCGCTGGCCAAGATCGCCGACGCACGGTCGCTGGCGGAAGCGCAATTCACGCTCGGTGCCAAGGGCAGCGTGCTGGCGTCCTTCCTTGCGGCGGCGATGCGCGAGGCGCGGCTGTCGGCCGGCATATCGAGCGATGCCGGCATCAAGGAGCGTGCCGCGTCGAGCTTTGGCGAAATCGTGCGCGCCGAGGCACGGCGCATCCGGCTCGGCATGGGCCTTCTGGCAACCATCGGCGCAACGTCGCCCTTCGTCGGACTGTTCGGTACCGTCTGGGGCATCATGAACAGCTTCATCGGCATTTCGAAATCGCAGACCACGAATCTTGCCGTGGTGGCGCCCGGCATCGCCGAGGCGCTGCTCGCCACCGCGATCGGCCTGGTCGCTGCGATCCCCGCCGTCATCATCTACAATCACTTTTCGCGCGTGACCAAGGGCTACATGGAACTGGTCAGCCGTGCATCAGGCGCAGCGGGGCGGCTGTTGTCGCGCGATCTCGACCGCACCCATGTCAGCGGCTCGCATTCGCGCACGGCGGCGGAGTAG
- a CDS encoding Fe2+-dependent dioxygenase, whose amino-acid sequence MLICVPEVLSKDDVADFRRIMDASDWEDGRSTAGAQSAMVKRNEQLPPDGEVARTLGNRVLSALSASPRFISAAIPLQIFPPLFNRYVASGGHHFGLHVDNAVRGDRLTGMRIRTDLSVTLFLSEPDEYDGGELVVEDLYGSHEIKLAAGDLVLYPASSLHLVTPVTRGMRVASFFWLQSMVRDAHARSLIFDLDTSIQALVERLGRDDPETVKLTGIYHNLIRYWAEV is encoded by the coding sequence GTGCTGATATGCGTCCCCGAGGTGCTGAGCAAAGATGACGTGGCGGATTTCCGCCGCATCATGGATGCCTCCGACTGGGAGGATGGCCGCTCCACCGCGGGGGCGCAATCGGCCATGGTCAAGCGCAACGAGCAGCTTCCGCCGGACGGCGAGGTTGCGCGAACGCTCGGCAATCGCGTGCTGTCGGCGCTATCAGCCAGTCCGCGATTCATCTCGGCGGCGATCCCGCTGCAGATCTTCCCGCCGCTATTTAATCGCTACGTGGCCTCCGGCGGGCACCATTTCGGCCTCCATGTCGACAACGCGGTGAGGGGAGATCGCCTCACCGGCATGCGGATCCGGACCGACCTGTCGGTGACGCTGTTTCTGTCGGAGCCAGACGAGTATGATGGGGGCGAACTGGTGGTCGAGGATCTCTATGGTTCCCACGAGATCAAGCTCGCGGCCGGGGACCTCGTGCTTTATCCTGCGTCTAGTTTGCATCTGGTCACCCCGGTCACACGAGGTATGCGTGTGGCATCTTTTTTCTGGCTCCAGTCCATGGTACGGGATGCCCACGCCCGCAGCCTGATCTTCGATCTCGATACCTCGATCCAGGCCCTGGTGGAGCGGCTTGGGCGAGACGACCCTGAAACGGTCAAATTGACCGGCATCTATCACAACCTGATCCGCTACTGGGCCGAAGTATGA